In Esox lucius isolate fEsoLuc1 chromosome 6, fEsoLuc1.pri, whole genome shotgun sequence, the following proteins share a genomic window:
- the LOC105021442 gene encoding uncharacterized protein LOC105021442 isoform X1: MDLSLTPSIEDVQAFLCCSQSNNKPPYQTPLAFLMGQVLGSVQEQSAAQAAVGSLLYSAMLKAGALPDVAIDHTLLSNPESLDSRARLQDHLRQLQGHVGNRAPTYLKELISRLVAFSDEPKLAALVGLVISMVAETAYASSRGSAGSGGCQIEKCRAELQDIMEEYLKRCRMHLNDEQKLKEDTQRLEGQLSYLLTQLKNVMLREGPSSKGLKHWASGAAFHTQMLLHLTRLEQRGDPLVVQAAMEQYQEDFKEILPVYKQYKASTVTVIKCRGGLRPGEDPLSEGSVTGFTLVDRELGRSVRVPLPEDAPFGIDLIPSDVCAQAYLEHLFSHQGPIAELERYFINSTETLSQKLMLREPTDPNERLSVVETEPLERRENLNTTTANVDFQAQLDKRTI; encoded by the exons ATGGATTTAAGTTTGACTCCTTCCATTGAAGATGTCCAG GCTTTCCTCTGCTGCTCTCAAAGCAATAACAAACCTCCATACCAGACACCTCTGGCATTCCTGATGGGGCAGGTGTTGGGCTCGGTGCAGGAACAGTCAGCGGCTCAGGCTGCTGTTGGCTCACTGCTCTACTCCGCCATGTTGAAAGCTGGGGCTCTGCCTGATGTGGCCATTGATCACACCCTACTAAGTAACCCAGAGAGCCTTGACTCCAGGGCCCGCCTCCAGGACCACCTCCGCCAGCTGCAGGGGCATGTGGGTAACCGGGCACCCACCTATCTGAAGGAGCTGATCAGCCGCCTGGTCGCTTTCTCTGACGAGCCCAAGTTAGCAGCCCTGGTGGGCTTGGTGATCTCCATGGTGGCGGAGACGGCATATGCCTCTTCCAGGGGGTCGGCGGGGTCGGGGGGATGCCAAATCGAAAAATGCAGGGCGGAGCTCCAGGACATTATGGAGGAATATCTAAAGCGCTGCCGGATGCACTTGAATGACGAGCAGAAGCTTAAAGAAGACACCCAGCGCCTGGAGGGCCAGCTGAGCTACCTACTGACCCAGCTGAAGAATGTCATGCTCAGGGAGGGCCCCAGTTCAAAGGGCCTGAAACACTGGGCCAGCGGAGCTGCCTTCCACACCCAGATGCTGCTGCACCTGACCAGGCTAGAGCAGAGAGGGGACCCCCTGGTCGTCCAGGCAGCTATGGAGCAGTATCAGGAGGACTTTAAAGAGATTTTACCGGTGTACAAACAGTACAAAGCCAGTACGGTGACGGTGATAAAGTGTAGGGGGGGGCTACGGCCTGGGGAGGATCCTCTGAGTGAAGGGAGTGTGACCGGGTTCACTCTGGTAGACAGGGAGTTAGGGAGGAGTGTGAGAGTACCACTACCCGAGGATGCCCCATTTGGCATTGACCTGATTCCTTCAGATGTCTGTGCTCAGGCCTATTTAGAGCACCTGTTCTCTCATCAGGGCCCTATAGCAGAGCTGGAGAGGTACTTTATCAACAGCACAGAGACTCTAAGCCAGAAATTAATGCTACGAGAGCCAACTGACCCCAACGAGAGGCTGAGCGTAGTGGAAACAGAACCCTTAGAAAGAAGAGAGAACCTGAACACTACTACAGCAAATGTCGACTTTCAGGCACAACTAGACAAGAGGACTATATAA
- the LOC105021442 gene encoding uncharacterized protein LOC105021442 isoform X2 yields MGQVLGSVQEQSAAQAAVGSLLYSAMLKAGALPDVAIDHTLLSNPESLDSRARLQDHLRQLQGHVGNRAPTYLKELISRLVAFSDEPKLAALVGLVISMVAETAYASSRGSAGSGGCQIEKCRAELQDIMEEYLKRCRMHLNDEQKLKEDTQRLEGQLSYLLTQLKNVMLREGPSSKGLKHWASGAAFHTQMLLHLTRLEQRGDPLVVQAAMEQYQEDFKEILPVYKQYKASTVTVIKCRGGLRPGEDPLSEGSVTGFTLVDRELGRSVRVPLPEDAPFGIDLIPSDVCAQAYLEHLFSHQGPIAELERYFINSTETLSQKLMLREPTDPNERLSVVETEPLERRENLNTTTANVDFQAQLDKRTI; encoded by the coding sequence ATGGGGCAGGTGTTGGGCTCGGTGCAGGAACAGTCAGCGGCTCAGGCTGCTGTTGGCTCACTGCTCTACTCCGCCATGTTGAAAGCTGGGGCTCTGCCTGATGTGGCCATTGATCACACCCTACTAAGTAACCCAGAGAGCCTTGACTCCAGGGCCCGCCTCCAGGACCACCTCCGCCAGCTGCAGGGGCATGTGGGTAACCGGGCACCCACCTATCTGAAGGAGCTGATCAGCCGCCTGGTCGCTTTCTCTGACGAGCCCAAGTTAGCAGCCCTGGTGGGCTTGGTGATCTCCATGGTGGCGGAGACGGCATATGCCTCTTCCAGGGGGTCGGCGGGGTCGGGGGGATGCCAAATCGAAAAATGCAGGGCGGAGCTCCAGGACATTATGGAGGAATATCTAAAGCGCTGCCGGATGCACTTGAATGACGAGCAGAAGCTTAAAGAAGACACCCAGCGCCTGGAGGGCCAGCTGAGCTACCTACTGACCCAGCTGAAGAATGTCATGCTCAGGGAGGGCCCCAGTTCAAAGGGCCTGAAACACTGGGCCAGCGGAGCTGCCTTCCACACCCAGATGCTGCTGCACCTGACCAGGCTAGAGCAGAGAGGGGACCCCCTGGTCGTCCAGGCAGCTATGGAGCAGTATCAGGAGGACTTTAAAGAGATTTTACCGGTGTACAAACAGTACAAAGCCAGTACGGTGACGGTGATAAAGTGTAGGGGGGGGCTACGGCCTGGGGAGGATCCTCTGAGTGAAGGGAGTGTGACCGGGTTCACTCTGGTAGACAGGGAGTTAGGGAGGAGTGTGAGAGTACCACTACCCGAGGATGCCCCATTTGGCATTGACCTGATTCCTTCAGATGTCTGTGCTCAGGCCTATTTAGAGCACCTGTTCTCTCATCAGGGCCCTATAGCAGAGCTGGAGAGGTACTTTATCAACAGCACAGAGACTCTAAGCCAGAAATTAATGCTACGAGAGCCAACTGACCCCAACGAGAGGCTGAGCGTAGTGGAAACAGAACCCTTAGAAAGAAGAGAGAACCTGAACACTACTACAGCAAATGTCGACTTTCAGGCACAACTAGACAAGAGGACTATATAA
- the thumpd2 gene encoding THUMP domain-containing protein 2 isoform X2 has product MNNSNCQPCALKFYCTAGNGMEYFLLQEVKTKLAAQDVDHIPGKVFFTTTFGVEHVRELKSAERLFLLLKRYVPLSPRTAMTAPEIHSRLMGDGSDWTRAVLSWKQLQRELTRSDQTASMVLAGRKRKRKEEEEGAVEGSPPDKPNVTPKRALVGESQEIGLRKDHLSSTEDCESGNCVGGDTAEVDDIDCDRDGGLQSDAGGRFSHQAPPVSFRVSCRCSGALSRRFTPQDVSRILGTAASRQLGWRVDLRRPDLEVNVYISDDHCVLGIPLLSLPLANRSYMKITGLRSTVAWAMASLSDVKPGSRVLDPMCGVGTILLEAAHEYQDAFFMGMDIDESQLFKACQNVEFAKLRDQMQLLQASCKDIPLPSSSVDAIVCDVPFGKKFGSKTDMVASLPVIVNEMERVLRVGGTLVLLLSPQLSCLLKKIITLQPVPSHTQEEDPGLGGGMDLFQSLQPQSYHRASVIPASLCACR; this is encoded by the exons ATGAACAACTCCAACTGTCAGCCGTGTGCTCTAAAATTCTATTGCACTGCTGGTAACGGTATGGAGTATTTCCTGCTTCAGGAGGTGAAGACCAAACTTGCAGCCCAAGAT GTGGATCACATCCCTGGAAAAGTGTTCTTCACTACAACATTTGGAGTAGAACATGTGAGGGAGCTGAAGTCTGCAGAGAGACTGTTTTTACTTCTTAAGCGATacgttcctctctctccccgtaCAG CTATGACAGCACCTGAGATCCATTCAAGGCTCATGGGTGATGGGAGTGACTGGACCAGAGCTGTACTGTCCTGGAAACAGCTGCAGAGGGAGCTGACAAGAAGCGACCAAACAGCGAGCATGGTCCTGgcaggaagaaaaagaaagaggaaggaggaggaagagggtgCGGTTGAGGGGTCTCCGCCTGACAAACCAAATGTGACCCCAAAACGGGCCCTAGTTGGTGAGAGCCAGGAGATAGGACTGAGAAAAGATCACTTGTCCTCAACAGAAGACTGTGAGAGTGGGAACTGTGTCGGCGGGGACACAGCTGAAGTGGATGATATTGACTGTGACCGTGATGGTGGGCTTCAAAGTGATGCCGGGGGTAGATTCAGTCACCAGGCGCCACCAGTGTCCTTCAGAGTGAGCTGCCGGTGCAGCGGAGCCCTGTCCCGGCGATTCACCCCCCAG GATGTCAGTAGGATTCTTGGGACAGCAGCGAGCCGACAGCTCGGCTGGAGAGTAGACCTGAGGAGACCAGATCTGGAG GTCAATGTTTATATAAGTGATGACCACTGTGTCCTTGGAATACCTCTCCTCAG TCTCCCTTTAGCCAACCGTAGTTATATGAAAATTACTGGGCTTAGATCCACTGTAGCATGGGCCATGGCCTCTCTGTCTGACGTCAAG CCTGGCTCTCGTGTATTAGACCCAATGTGTGGAGTGGGAACTATTCTGTTGGAAGCCGCCCATGAATATCAG GATGCCTTTTTCATGGGTATGGACATTGATGAGTCTCAGCTGTTTAAAGCTTGTCAGAATGTGGAGTTTGCAAAGCTCAGGGATCAGATGCAACTTCTTCAGGCATCATGCAAGG ATATTCCACTACCTTCAAGTAGTGTGGATGCCATTGTCTGTGATGTCCCTTTTGGGAAGAAGTTTGGCAGCAAAACTGACATGGTTGCCTCTCTGCCAGTGATTGTAAATGAGATGGAAAG AGTTCTCCGTGTGGGTGGGACCCTTGTTCTGCTGCTTAGTCCCCAGCTCTCCTGCCTGCTGAAGAAGATCATAACCCTGCAGCCTGTACCATCACATACCCAGGAAGAGGACCCTGGGCTAGGAGGTGGTATGGACCTTTTCCAGTCTCTGCAGCCTCAAAGCTACCACAGG GCCTCTGTGATCCCGGCATCCCTCTGTGCATGCAGATGA
- the thumpd2 gene encoding THUMP domain-containing protein 2 isoform X3, with the protein MNNSNCQPCALKFYCTAGNGMEYFLLQEVKTKLAAQDVDHIPGKVFFTTTFGVEHVRELKSAERLFLLLKRYVPLSPRTAMTAPEIHSRLMGDGSDWTRAVLSWKQLQRELTRSDQTASMVLAGRKRKRKEEEEGAVEGSPPDKPNVTPKRALVGESQEIGLRKDHLSSTEDCESGNCVGGDTAEVDDIDCDRDGGLQSDAGGRFSHQAPPVSFRVSCRCSGALSRRFTPQDVSRILGTAASRQLGWRVDLRRPDLEVNVYISDDHCVLGIPLLSLPLANRSYMKITGLRSTVAWAMASLSDVKPGSRVLDPMCGVGTILLEAAHEYQDAFFMGMDIDESQLFKACQNVEFAKLRDQMQLLQASCKDIPLPSSSVDAIVCDVPFGKKFGSKTDMVASLPVIVNEMERVLRVGGTLVLLLSPQLSCLLKKIITLQPVPSHTQEEDPGLGGGMDLFQSLQPQSYHRVHL; encoded by the exons ATGAACAACTCCAACTGTCAGCCGTGTGCTCTAAAATTCTATTGCACTGCTGGTAACGGTATGGAGTATTTCCTGCTTCAGGAGGTGAAGACCAAACTTGCAGCCCAAGAT GTGGATCACATCCCTGGAAAAGTGTTCTTCACTACAACATTTGGAGTAGAACATGTGAGGGAGCTGAAGTCTGCAGAGAGACTGTTTTTACTTCTTAAGCGATacgttcctctctctccccgtaCAG CTATGACAGCACCTGAGATCCATTCAAGGCTCATGGGTGATGGGAGTGACTGGACCAGAGCTGTACTGTCCTGGAAACAGCTGCAGAGGGAGCTGACAAGAAGCGACCAAACAGCGAGCATGGTCCTGgcaggaagaaaaagaaagaggaaggaggaggaagagggtgCGGTTGAGGGGTCTCCGCCTGACAAACCAAATGTGACCCCAAAACGGGCCCTAGTTGGTGAGAGCCAGGAGATAGGACTGAGAAAAGATCACTTGTCCTCAACAGAAGACTGTGAGAGTGGGAACTGTGTCGGCGGGGACACAGCTGAAGTGGATGATATTGACTGTGACCGTGATGGTGGGCTTCAAAGTGATGCCGGGGGTAGATTCAGTCACCAGGCGCCACCAGTGTCCTTCAGAGTGAGCTGCCGGTGCAGCGGAGCCCTGTCCCGGCGATTCACCCCCCAG GATGTCAGTAGGATTCTTGGGACAGCAGCGAGCCGACAGCTCGGCTGGAGAGTAGACCTGAGGAGACCAGATCTGGAG GTCAATGTTTATATAAGTGATGACCACTGTGTCCTTGGAATACCTCTCCTCAG TCTCCCTTTAGCCAACCGTAGTTATATGAAAATTACTGGGCTTAGATCCACTGTAGCATGGGCCATGGCCTCTCTGTCTGACGTCAAG CCTGGCTCTCGTGTATTAGACCCAATGTGTGGAGTGGGAACTATTCTGTTGGAAGCCGCCCATGAATATCAG GATGCCTTTTTCATGGGTATGGACATTGATGAGTCTCAGCTGTTTAAAGCTTGTCAGAATGTGGAGTTTGCAAAGCTCAGGGATCAGATGCAACTTCTTCAGGCATCATGCAAGG ATATTCCACTACCTTCAAGTAGTGTGGATGCCATTGTCTGTGATGTCCCTTTTGGGAAGAAGTTTGGCAGCAAAACTGACATGGTTGCCTCTCTGCCAGTGATTGTAAATGAGATGGAAAG AGTTCTCCGTGTGGGTGGGACCCTTGTTCTGCTGCTTAGTCCCCAGCTCTCCTGCCTGCTGAAGAAGATCATAACCCTGCAGCCTGTACCATCACATACCCAGGAAGAGGACCCTGGGCTAGGAGGTGGTATGGACCTTTTCCAGTCTCTGCAGCCTCAAAGCTACCACAGG GTCCATTTGTGA
- the thumpd2 gene encoding THUMP domain-containing protein 2 isoform X1 — MNNSNCQPCALKFYCTAGNGMEYFLLQEVKTKLAAQDVDHIPGKVFFTTTFGVEHVRELKSAERLFLLLKRYVPLSPRTAMTAPEIHSRLMGDGSDWTRAVLSWKQLQRELTRSDQTASMVLAGRKRKRKEEEEGAVEGSPPDKPNVTPKRALVGESQEIGLRKDHLSSTEDCESGNCVGGDTAEVDDIDCDRDGGLQSDAGGRFSHQAPPVSFRVSCRCSGALSRRFTPQDVSRILGTAASRQLGWRVDLRRPDLEVNVYISDDHCVLGIPLLSLPLANRSYMKITGLRSTVAWAMASLSDVKPGSRVLDPMCGVGTILLEAAHEYQDAFFMGMDIDESQLFKACQNVEFAKLRDQMQLLQASCKDIPLPSSSVDAIVCDVPFGKKFGSKTDMVASLPVIVNEMERVLRVGGTLVLLLSPQLSCLLKKIITLQPVPSHTQEEDPGLGGGMDLFQSLQPQSYHRVSLGAIDAIIHKYVKILTTRCTLSGPDSMHIHTQPLHCGPRKDF; from the exons ATGAACAACTCCAACTGTCAGCCGTGTGCTCTAAAATTCTATTGCACTGCTGGTAACGGTATGGAGTATTTCCTGCTTCAGGAGGTGAAGACCAAACTTGCAGCCCAAGAT GTGGATCACATCCCTGGAAAAGTGTTCTTCACTACAACATTTGGAGTAGAACATGTGAGGGAGCTGAAGTCTGCAGAGAGACTGTTTTTACTTCTTAAGCGATacgttcctctctctccccgtaCAG CTATGACAGCACCTGAGATCCATTCAAGGCTCATGGGTGATGGGAGTGACTGGACCAGAGCTGTACTGTCCTGGAAACAGCTGCAGAGGGAGCTGACAAGAAGCGACCAAACAGCGAGCATGGTCCTGgcaggaagaaaaagaaagaggaaggaggaggaagagggtgCGGTTGAGGGGTCTCCGCCTGACAAACCAAATGTGACCCCAAAACGGGCCCTAGTTGGTGAGAGCCAGGAGATAGGACTGAGAAAAGATCACTTGTCCTCAACAGAAGACTGTGAGAGTGGGAACTGTGTCGGCGGGGACACAGCTGAAGTGGATGATATTGACTGTGACCGTGATGGTGGGCTTCAAAGTGATGCCGGGGGTAGATTCAGTCACCAGGCGCCACCAGTGTCCTTCAGAGTGAGCTGCCGGTGCAGCGGAGCCCTGTCCCGGCGATTCACCCCCCAG GATGTCAGTAGGATTCTTGGGACAGCAGCGAGCCGACAGCTCGGCTGGAGAGTAGACCTGAGGAGACCAGATCTGGAG GTCAATGTTTATATAAGTGATGACCACTGTGTCCTTGGAATACCTCTCCTCAG TCTCCCTTTAGCCAACCGTAGTTATATGAAAATTACTGGGCTTAGATCCACTGTAGCATGGGCCATGGCCTCTCTGTCTGACGTCAAG CCTGGCTCTCGTGTATTAGACCCAATGTGTGGAGTGGGAACTATTCTGTTGGAAGCCGCCCATGAATATCAG GATGCCTTTTTCATGGGTATGGACATTGATGAGTCTCAGCTGTTTAAAGCTTGTCAGAATGTGGAGTTTGCAAAGCTCAGGGATCAGATGCAACTTCTTCAGGCATCATGCAAGG ATATTCCACTACCTTCAAGTAGTGTGGATGCCATTGTCTGTGATGTCCCTTTTGGGAAGAAGTTTGGCAGCAAAACTGACATGGTTGCCTCTCTGCCAGTGATTGTAAATGAGATGGAAAG AGTTCTCCGTGTGGGTGGGACCCTTGTTCTGCTGCTTAGTCCCCAGCTCTCCTGCCTGCTGAAGAAGATCATAACCCTGCAGCCTGTACCATCACATACCCAGGAAGAGGACCCTGGGCTAGGAGGTGGTATGGACCTTTTCCAGTCTCTGCAGCCTCAAAGCTACCACAGGGTGAGCCTGGGAGCGATAGACGCTATCATCCATAAGTACGTCAAGATACTGACTACTAGGTGCACTCTCAGTGGTCCTGACTCCATGCACATTCATACTCAACCCCTACATTGTGGACCTCGAAAAGATTTTTag
- the thumpd2 gene encoding THUMP domain-containing protein 2 isoform X5, whose product MNNSNCQPCALKFYCTAGNGMEYFLLQEVKTKLAAQDVDHIPGKVFFTTTFGVEHVRELKSAERLFLLLKRYVPLSPRTAMTAPEIHSRLMGDGSDWTRAVLSWKQLQRELTRSDQTASMVLAGRKRKRKEEEEGAVEGSPPDKPNVTPKRALVGESQEIGLRKDHLSSTEDCESGNCVGGDTAEVDDIDCDRDGGLQSDAGGRFSHQAPPVSFRVSCRCSGALSRRFTPQDVSRILGTAASRQLGWRVDLRRPDLEVNVYISDDHCVLGIPLLSLPLANRSYMKITGLRSTVAWAMASLSDVKPGSRVLDPMCGVGTILLEAAHEYQDAFFMGMDIDESQLFKACQNVEFAKLRDQMQLLQASCKDIPLPSSSVDAIVCDVPFGKKFGSKTDMVASLPVIVNEMERYLCLRFSLYITI is encoded by the exons ATGAACAACTCCAACTGTCAGCCGTGTGCTCTAAAATTCTATTGCACTGCTGGTAACGGTATGGAGTATTTCCTGCTTCAGGAGGTGAAGACCAAACTTGCAGCCCAAGAT GTGGATCACATCCCTGGAAAAGTGTTCTTCACTACAACATTTGGAGTAGAACATGTGAGGGAGCTGAAGTCTGCAGAGAGACTGTTTTTACTTCTTAAGCGATacgttcctctctctccccgtaCAG CTATGACAGCACCTGAGATCCATTCAAGGCTCATGGGTGATGGGAGTGACTGGACCAGAGCTGTACTGTCCTGGAAACAGCTGCAGAGGGAGCTGACAAGAAGCGACCAAACAGCGAGCATGGTCCTGgcaggaagaaaaagaaagaggaaggaggaggaagagggtgCGGTTGAGGGGTCTCCGCCTGACAAACCAAATGTGACCCCAAAACGGGCCCTAGTTGGTGAGAGCCAGGAGATAGGACTGAGAAAAGATCACTTGTCCTCAACAGAAGACTGTGAGAGTGGGAACTGTGTCGGCGGGGACACAGCTGAAGTGGATGATATTGACTGTGACCGTGATGGTGGGCTTCAAAGTGATGCCGGGGGTAGATTCAGTCACCAGGCGCCACCAGTGTCCTTCAGAGTGAGCTGCCGGTGCAGCGGAGCCCTGTCCCGGCGATTCACCCCCCAG GATGTCAGTAGGATTCTTGGGACAGCAGCGAGCCGACAGCTCGGCTGGAGAGTAGACCTGAGGAGACCAGATCTGGAG GTCAATGTTTATATAAGTGATGACCACTGTGTCCTTGGAATACCTCTCCTCAG TCTCCCTTTAGCCAACCGTAGTTATATGAAAATTACTGGGCTTAGATCCACTGTAGCATGGGCCATGGCCTCTCTGTCTGACGTCAAG CCTGGCTCTCGTGTATTAGACCCAATGTGTGGAGTGGGAACTATTCTGTTGGAAGCCGCCCATGAATATCAG GATGCCTTTTTCATGGGTATGGACATTGATGAGTCTCAGCTGTTTAAAGCTTGTCAGAATGTGGAGTTTGCAAAGCTCAGGGATCAGATGCAACTTCTTCAGGCATCATGCAAGG ATATTCCACTACCTTCAAGTAGTGTGGATGCCATTGTCTGTGATGTCCCTTTTGGGAAGAAGTTTGGCAGCAAAACTGACATGGTTGCCTCTCTGCCAGTGATTGTAAATGAGATGGAAAG GTACCTTTGTTTACGATTCTCTCTTTACATTACCATTTAA
- the thumpd2 gene encoding THUMP domain-containing protein 2 isoform X4: MTAPEIHSRLMGDGSDWTRAVLSWKQLQRELTRSDQTASMVLAGRKRKRKEEEEGAVEGSPPDKPNVTPKRALVGESQEIGLRKDHLSSTEDCESGNCVGGDTAEVDDIDCDRDGGLQSDAGGRFSHQAPPVSFRVSCRCSGALSRRFTPQDVSRILGTAASRQLGWRVDLRRPDLEVNVYISDDHCVLGIPLLSLPLANRSYMKITGLRSTVAWAMASLSDVKPGSRVLDPMCGVGTILLEAAHEYQDAFFMGMDIDESQLFKACQNVEFAKLRDQMQLLQASCKDIPLPSSSVDAIVCDVPFGKKFGSKTDMVASLPVIVNEMERVLRVGGTLVLLLSPQLSCLLKKIITLQPVPSHTQEEDPGLGGGMDLFQSLQPQSYHRVSLGAIDAIIHKYVKILTTRCTLSGPDSMHIHTQPLHCGPRKDF; this comes from the exons ATGACAGCACCTGAGATCCATTCAAGGCTCATGGGTGATGGGAGTGACTGGACCAGAGCTGTACTGTCCTGGAAACAGCTGCAGAGGGAGCTGACAAGAAGCGACCAAACAGCGAGCATGGTCCTGgcaggaagaaaaagaaagaggaaggaggaggaagagggtgCGGTTGAGGGGTCTCCGCCTGACAAACCAAATGTGACCCCAAAACGGGCCCTAGTTGGTGAGAGCCAGGAGATAGGACTGAGAAAAGATCACTTGTCCTCAACAGAAGACTGTGAGAGTGGGAACTGTGTCGGCGGGGACACAGCTGAAGTGGATGATATTGACTGTGACCGTGATGGTGGGCTTCAAAGTGATGCCGGGGGTAGATTCAGTCACCAGGCGCCACCAGTGTCCTTCAGAGTGAGCTGCCGGTGCAGCGGAGCCCTGTCCCGGCGATTCACCCCCCAG GATGTCAGTAGGATTCTTGGGACAGCAGCGAGCCGACAGCTCGGCTGGAGAGTAGACCTGAGGAGACCAGATCTGGAG GTCAATGTTTATATAAGTGATGACCACTGTGTCCTTGGAATACCTCTCCTCAG TCTCCCTTTAGCCAACCGTAGTTATATGAAAATTACTGGGCTTAGATCCACTGTAGCATGGGCCATGGCCTCTCTGTCTGACGTCAAG CCTGGCTCTCGTGTATTAGACCCAATGTGTGGAGTGGGAACTATTCTGTTGGAAGCCGCCCATGAATATCAG GATGCCTTTTTCATGGGTATGGACATTGATGAGTCTCAGCTGTTTAAAGCTTGTCAGAATGTGGAGTTTGCAAAGCTCAGGGATCAGATGCAACTTCTTCAGGCATCATGCAAGG ATATTCCACTACCTTCAAGTAGTGTGGATGCCATTGTCTGTGATGTCCCTTTTGGGAAGAAGTTTGGCAGCAAAACTGACATGGTTGCCTCTCTGCCAGTGATTGTAAATGAGATGGAAAG AGTTCTCCGTGTGGGTGGGACCCTTGTTCTGCTGCTTAGTCCCCAGCTCTCCTGCCTGCTGAAGAAGATCATAACCCTGCAGCCTGTACCATCACATACCCAGGAAGAGGACCCTGGGCTAGGAGGTGGTATGGACCTTTTCCAGTCTCTGCAGCCTCAAAGCTACCACAGGGTGAGCCTGGGAGCGATAGACGCTATCATCCATAAGTACGTCAAGATACTGACTACTAGGTGCACTCTCAGTGGTCCTGACTCCATGCACATTCATACTCAACCCCTACATTGTGGACCTCGAAAAGATTTTTag
- the LOC114839408 gene encoding transmembrane protein 178A-like isoform X2, with amino-acid sequence MAAAVLLCGCILASVSFTWERSLTQHVSGLLFLMAGIFCTISLCTYAANVSYDLARVPPFIYGLPADVEHGYSWSSFCAWLSLGLTVASGCLCTTFPVLSCHSAKVRQGKASPGGGV; translated from the exons ATGGCGGCCGCTGTCCTGTTGTGTGGCTGCATCCTGGCATCTGTCAGCTTCACCTGGGAGAGGAGTCTTACTCAGCATGTCTCTGGACTGCTCTTCCTCATGGCAG GGATCTTCTGCACCATCTCCCTGTGTACCTACGCAGCCAACGTGTCCTACGACCTGGCCAGGGTCCCTCCCTTCATCTACGGGCTGCCTGCTGACGTGGAGCACGGCTACAGCTGGTCCAGCTTCTGTGCCTGGCTCAGCCTGGGGCTGACCGTCGCGTCTGGGTGTCTGTGCACCACCTTCCCAGTCCTCAGCTGTCACAGCGCCAAGGTCCGGCAGGGCAAGGCCTCCCCCGGTGGTGGCGTGTGA
- the LOC114839408 gene encoding transmembrane protein 178A-like isoform X1, translated as MTLIPLMSLSTSTTFPFKARQMLIYCFSVKLKLEHTVFREGNGVFCMMAQPLLSFVASDLRRITAGFLGMAAAVLLCGCILASVSFTWERSLTQHVSGLLFLMAGIFCTISLCTYAANVSYDLARVPPFIYGLPADVEHGYSWSSFCAWLSLGLTVASGCLCTTFPVLSCHSAKVRQGKASPGGGV; from the exons ATGACACTGATTCCCTTAATGAGCCTTTCCACTTCCACCACCTTCCCTTTTAAAGCGAGACAGATGCTCATTTACTGTTTTTCCGTTAAGTTGAAACTAGAACATACAGTGTTTAGAGAGGGGAACGGTGTATTTTGCATGATGGCTCAACCTCTCCTCTCGTTCGTGGCGTCAGACCTGCGACGGATCACAGCAGGGTTTCTGGGCATGGCGGCCGCTGTCCTGTTGTGTGGCTGCATCCTGGCATCTGTCAGCTTCACCTGGGAGAGGAGTCTTACTCAGCATGTCTCTGGACTGCTCTTCCTCATGGCAG GGATCTTCTGCACCATCTCCCTGTGTACCTACGCAGCCAACGTGTCCTACGACCTGGCCAGGGTCCCTCCCTTCATCTACGGGCTGCCTGCTGACGTGGAGCACGGCTACAGCTGGTCCAGCTTCTGTGCCTGGCTCAGCCTGGGGCTGACCGTCGCGTCTGGGTGTCTGTGCACCACCTTCCCAGTCCTCAGCTGTCACAGCGCCAAGGTCCGGCAGGGCAAGGCCTCCCCCGGTGGTGGCGTGTGA